TGGTGCACCGGTATGCGATTTGGGACCGTTTAGGTTATGGCATATTTAAATCCTTCCGCTTTTGTTAGCGACGAAACAGCTAGCTAACGTTCGCTATTCACAAAGTGTGTATAAGTCAGTGTTAGAAATCCAACTAaaatacacctgtgtgtgtgtgtgtgtgtgtacaatataattcatttgaagGTAAAGAAGTGCTACTTTGGTGGAAGCAGCCATGTTGCTTTGAcatcacttgctgaactcggggTTTAGGAATCCGTCCTGAGAAATTCCGAGTTTGGCTTGGTTTTTCCTAGAGGTTTTAATCGacacttttctttattttctctcctcTTAATCTGTACTAATGTTCTTAATgctctagctatctatctaactatctgaCCTATCTGTGTTATTAGGTTACATCACGTTAGATAATTAGGTTTCTGGGTAAAACCCGCAAGGCCAGGGAGCTTTAAACTGGCATActattgaatttatttgttgAACCTGGTGTTGTAGGCTTGGTGTGTCAGGGCTCTAAAACGCCTCAACAGAACAGGATTTTTGCAGGCTACATTACATCatagcatttgttttttttttgtccatttccTTTTGAACACTGCCTGGATGGTTTACACTCGCCGATCCACCGCTCTGAATTGGACAGCGCTCAGCACACAGGTCTCTCTTAAGGCAGGGAAGGGCTCGGAAAGGCATCGTGGGTTTGgccgtgtgtgttgtgtaaattcagCCAGTGCATCCAGACTACGCTTGCGTTTCTGAAATTCATAGAGCCGGAGCCGGAGCGTCCGGATCAGGGTGATGTTGGTGGTTTGGCAGGATGTCCAGTTCGTCCACCTGAGGCCCGGCGTGCAGCGCCACCAGCTGGTCGTGAGGCGTGTCCGCTGCCGCCGCAGCCAGGTTGCTGATAGATTTGCTCTTCACGCACTGGAAGTCGACGTGGCGGCTCTTTCCCTCCTCTTTCTCCCAGGACATGCGGATGAACGGTCTCTGCACGTAGTTATAGATGACCTCGGGTCGGCCGCCGGGACGCTTCTTCACTTTCTCCTTGTAGGTAGGATAAcctgagaggaggaggagagcggAAAGATGATCAcccacatgcccacacacacaccctctaggACACTTTAATGATTTTAACTCAAGCGATAATATGAACAATTTTCAGACTTCCTTTCCacgactttttcttttttttaaaaaagaaaaacgtttTGGTGTTGAGGATCTGCTTTCACTAATATgctgataaataaattaacaccGTATAGCAGACAAATCGCTTTCCACCACCTCGTAACCCAACCTCCTCTTACCTTCGATTCCTAATCGGATTTTCTTCAGGCCTCTCTCCTTCAGAACCGACTTGGCAACGTCCCGATTCTCGATGTATTTGAAGAAGCGATACAGTTTTGTGCTGTAGATAACTGCAGAAAATAAAACGGATAAACAGGTTACCATGACGAGGCAGCGCTCAACACTTAATGcagtataaatatattaaaacgaGAACGTTGAGCCGTAATTCTGTACCAGAGCCGATAAAAGGACGgggaaaatattatttatactgtTTACTAAACATGAACCACCATGAATTCTGTAGCAGATTCTCTATTTAGCCAATCACATGCGTTTCTGTAAAATGTTTACTGAAGTCAGCTCATCAGACCAGAGCCTAGGTACTGGGCTCCCCCCAGaccttttatttacacacacagttatggcttattgcctttttttttttttgataaaatgGATGAAATTAAACAAACCCGCttcaaattgttttattttaaggcGGCTAGCGAACTTAAAGCTGAGCTGCAGATATATTCCGTGACCCCAAGCCTTGATATTTTAGGAAGCCTTGGATTTCTCTATCAAATAAACGTATTTTGGGGTGTTTTCTTGAATTCTGTTGTTCCACTGAGTCAGAGACGTTCGATAATCCAGAGGAGATGGATGGAGgcatttgtacatttttaatgcTGCAGATCAGTTAAAAGTGGCTCGAATGAATGAGGCTCTAGAAAATATTTCGGAATAGTAGAGTGTACAGTTTCTATTCATAGTTAGTGCATAGCGTGTGTGTAAGCGGAGTATAAATAAGACACTGACTCTGAGAGTACTCCTCGCCCATCTGAGGTGGATACTCTTCATCCCAGTCCACCACGTCGTCGTCGGTGAGCACCACCACGTGACACTCCCTCTCTCCGCTCTGAGCGCTGGCCACCATCAGCGGCAGCACCATCTCCTCCAGGTACGACTCGAACTGCCGCCGCGCCCCGTCGTTAGACAGCTCGTGCATCAGTGCGCCTGAGTGAGACGGGGAACGGGAAAAGCTCGTTAAGCTCCGATATACACCTAGATATTAACATTTCACTAACATCTCGTTCAACAGAAACGCAGAAAGCTATAATCGGAGTTCAAACACGAACGGATGAATATGTGTAAGTAACGAAACACCACAGGAATGAAGTCACGAGACAGCAATTtcccaaaaaaatatatatttttttttttacattttcagaatGTACATTTTGTCTGTTTTATAGTAACAAAGTTGGTTTACGTAGCAATTCGCATGACTCGAGTCATAAAAAAAAGTAGCTTGTTACCAAAAAACCGTGTATTACAcagcaccgacactggagactccttccacaaatgtCAGATGTTACCATACAAatctctgtgaatgagctgttactatagcaaccataacataataaaaaattagaCATATTAGACCATTATTTCAGGAATCAGCCTTGTCCTGGATCTCAGACTGACTAATTATTtctaacattttacatttccgGCATTTAGcggacgcccttatccagagcgacttacacttttatctcatttttatacaactaagggccttgctcaggccCCCCCCCCTAAAATATTATGTATAAATATGTTGAATAAATACTGAGCTTAGAACCCAAACTCTGTGGCTAAAAGATTTAGTCATGTCATTATCTAATAATTTGCATATTGGACATGATTGGTTCAGAGGAGGCGAGTGCACAAGATGACATCAATACCTCCTCCTTAACAGTTACAGAGTGTCTTTAcaacacatttcatttcatttctttttttgtaaaatacttataatatttacttaaaatatagatataaatacaaaatataaataaacatatacataaaaacataaatataaatgtctcaatttctattttttcctcTGAAATCTGATCCACAGTCATCAGTTGTATTGCTCCACTTGAAGATCGGATCAGATCGGAGCCacgattgtattttttttttccagaacttattatatttatacattaaaaTTTATTACACCTACTATCCATGAAAAgtaatagatttttatttaactgaattTAAAAATAGCTGCAGTTCCTGCTAGTCCTGTGTTGCATGGATCTCGTCTGATGCGTAATGTTTCCGAATCGGAAAAGAAATTGCGCCTCCTCGAATGTGAACGGATCCTCGAGCTGGATGCATCAGTTAAAATTTCCATGAGCTAGCTATTTAGATTAGCATTCGAACGCAGAATACGGGCTCGCGGTCATGGACACACGCCGACACGCAGGAAAATTCAGAGACGAGCAGAAACGCGCACCAAAGGCGGTCAGATCAATAGCCGCTGCAGCCGCTGACCCGTATCTGACGGGTGCTCCGGCGACTATTGACCTAGTTCCATTCTCTCCAGGATTcatccatgtctctctctctctcacacacacacacacgacatgcTGCGTTAACAAGCCCATTCGGAAAGACGCATGTTTAATATGCAGGAATGTTTCTCTGCTTGTTAAATACTCACTCAGATCTCTGCACTTGATAGTGCTGTAGTCGAAGGAGATGCAGAGGTAGTCACATGCCTCCCTCAGCTCGGGAATGGAGATCCCATCGGGGCAGCGGATTATCCCTGATTTGTAAtaatcctgagagagagagagagagagcgagagagagagagagagggaaaacaaACCGGCAGCCATTACTGCAGCAGCTCTGcatgcacacgcgcacacacacagcacaaatacctCGCCAGCTACACAGCGCTGACCTGCTCGTATGTTTAAATCCTTCTGAGCGTGAAGCACGGCGATGAACCTCGCACTTCCTTTTCAAAAGCCAGCGAGCGTCTCTTCAAGCGCGTGACGCGACAACGATTTTATCCTCTGATGCTGGAAGCGGCTCAGAGTCGGTGTTTACATCGGCACCCAAAGGATCTAACGAGGCTGCAAGGGTAAATAAAATCCTCTCTGAAATGCctactctttaaaaaaaaaaaaaaaaatgcttaataACGAATAAACCTTCGTGACATCCCATAATaggcagggggaaaaaacagatttacaaactgaacaacaaaaacactgagACACGACAGAGCAGTAGTTATTCTTTTCCTTtcatgcgctctctctcttgctctttctcgctctctctgtctctctctctctctttctctctccgtctctccctctctcgcatgcactcgatctctctctctctctctctctctctgtctctctctccaccagTAACAGAGGTGCCAATGTTTGTTAATAGCAACCAACTAATCACGTAATCACCATGGATACAAACcaacataaaaaaatcaaattgaGCAAAGCTTCATTTACATATTATAACTGAcacgaaaaaataaaaaataattcggTATCAGACGGAGTGACGCTTGATGTAGCCATGGGCAGGACATGGCACTAAACACTTCATGCTGGTGTGATGTCTCATCAAGAcacttggacacacacacaagtctgaAAACTAGAAAATCTTTAactcagattttaaaaaaagaaacagcagaTAAACCCAACAGAACCTTTAGTTTACTAAAGAAGAAAGCATGGGCTTCCTGTAAGACTGGTGAATCCAGCGCATCTACTCAGGCTGCTgctaccctcttccacatacgcAACCTCACAGAAGCCttcgattggctagtgtctctgtgattgacCTACTGTGGGGGGGGTATGGGGTTGGTATGCCCCTCCCATCCACAGAGCACATTCCCACAGATGGCTGCAACATTGCCTTACTATGAGAGAAAATGATGGTCGCCTCATCTTCCGGTTAGAATAATTAACCTGGAGAAACACTCACCTCTGTTAAATATGAACAAGACAGAGCAGGCcaaagacagacagggagagagagagagaaagtcagacacacacagtgagaaagagggagagagtagaagagagacagagagagagagacaaagagaaagacagacacagagggagagaaagagggagaacgtggaagagagacagagagagagacagaaggggggcagagacagaatgaaggagagaaagacagggtgagagaaagacagacagagagagtgagacagacacagagagagagagagagagagagagacagggagagaggggcagagacagaaagagggggagagagagagcgcgagatagacagagagaaagaaagacagacagagagagagacacagagagagagagagagagagagagagagagagagaagactcCTGACTCAGTGGAGAGGACAGGTGAGTGATTTGGGTTTCAGATACACGTCAGCGCTCAGACCCTCCCACTGCTCCACTGGAGCACTCTGTGCTGAAGCTCTGATTTTATGCTAAGTCACGAATAGCGCAGTTTAATTCAAAACGTAATCAATACGCTGTAGATGCAGCTTGTGCGTGATTGGATATTTAAACCCTGTATAAGGAGAGGAGGAGGTTTCCTGAAGCGTAGCACACTCACCAGGATGGCTCGGAAAACAGTGGAGCTGATGCCCTCGGCCACCTCGTACTCGCCCTTCTCATTGGGCCGGGTGAAGTTGTACTCCCTTCCAGCTCCgaacatcctacacacacacacacacacacgtatatatacacaaggttcagcacacaattg
This genomic stretch from Hemibagrus wyckioides isolate EC202008001 linkage group LG08, SWU_Hwy_1.0, whole genome shotgun sequence harbors:
- the btbd10a gene encoding BTB/POZ domain-containing protein 10a isoform X1 — translated: MPEDAESCRKPTCGEGAHVLLCACIPHIVPHIAHILPRCFVFTEPRETQRRAGSRLRGSQLHSEVARMSIHGVEHCRERRRSGDRSRDSSHERVEGQLTPCIRNVTSPTRQQLSDREREAGSWSRSASPRPQKGSSSFCADPHSKPHGSDMIYVYENVKDGSRSVRTSERVTLIVDNTRFVVDPAVFTAQPNTMLGRMFGAGREYNFTRPNEKGEYEVAEGISSTVFRAILDYYKSGIIRCPDGISIPELREACDYLCISFDYSTIKCRDLSALMHELSNDGARRQFESYLEEMVLPLMVASAQSGERECHVVVLTDDDVVDWDEEYPPQMGEEYSQIIYSTKLYRFFKYIENRDVAKSVLKERGLKKIRLGIEGYPTYKEKVKKRPGGRPEVIYNYVQRPFIRMSWEKEEGKSRHVDFQCVKSKSISNLAAAAADTPHDQLVALHAGPQVDELDILPNHQHHPDPDAPAPAL
- the btbd10a gene encoding BTB/POZ domain-containing protein 10a isoform X3, encoding MQSLKMEALFIKRIQALRTSAGSRLRGSQLHSEVARMSIHGVEHCRERRRSGDRSRDSSHERVEGQLTPCIRNVTSPTRQQLSDREREAGSWSRSASPRPQKGSSSFCADPHSKPHGSDMIYVYENVKDGSRSVRTSERVTLIVDNTRFVVDPAVFTAQPNTMLGRMFGAGREYNFTRPNEKGEYEVAEGISSTVFRAILDYYKSGIIRCPDGISIPELREACDYLCISFDYSTIKCRDLSALMHELSNDGARRQFESYLEEMVLPLMVASAQSGERECHVVVLTDDDVVDWDEEYPPQMGEEYSQIIYSTKLYRFFKYIENRDVAKSVLKERGLKKIRLGIEGYPTYKEKVKKRPGGRPEVIYNYVQRPFIRMSWEKEEGKSRHVDFQCVKSKSISNLAAAAADTPHDQLVALHAGPQVDELDILPNHQHHPDPDAPAPAL
- the btbd10a gene encoding BTB/POZ domain-containing protein 10a isoform X2, translated to MAARPLSYDSNSSDTENCEQRSSSRPRRVYRHSSAGSRLRGSQLHSEVARMSIHGVEHCRERRRSGDRSRDSSHERVEGQLTPCIRNVTSPTRQQLSDREREAGSWSRSASPRPQKGSSSFCADPHSKPHGSDMIYVYENVKDGSRSVRTSERVTLIVDNTRFVVDPAVFTAQPNTMLGRMFGAGREYNFTRPNEKGEYEVAEGISSTVFRAILDYYKSGIIRCPDGISIPELREACDYLCISFDYSTIKCRDLSALMHELSNDGARRQFESYLEEMVLPLMVASAQSGERECHVVVLTDDDVVDWDEEYPPQMGEEYSQIIYSTKLYRFFKYIENRDVAKSVLKERGLKKIRLGIEGYPTYKEKVKKRPGGRPEVIYNYVQRPFIRMSWEKEEGKSRHVDFQCVKSKSISNLAAAAADTPHDQLVALHAGPQVDELDILPNHQHHPDPDAPAPAL